In one Arthrobacter jinronghuae genomic region, the following are encoded:
- a CDS encoding anti-sigma factor: protein MQHLPPEALALCALGEAGPEDTAHLDNCTECAAEVSALQRVVTAGRTPPVPEGLPRPPSSVWESIHDRLGLGEAVRADPFGAAPSDEAVQASSLSDKNAETGTAPSPPPVQSSPSGATPVPLDAVRKRRERRRLPQVLGAAAAAVVLAAAGIWSISRILTDRSEVIAAVELAPLPAYSERGRAEVDQRSDGGRELVVTASGSDAQGFREVWLIAPDVQRMVSLGTMEGTEGRFTIPANLDLDEYPIVDISDEPFDGNPTHSGDSILRGVLDL from the coding sequence ATGCAGCATCTGCCACCTGAAGCGCTGGCCCTGTGCGCCCTGGGCGAGGCCGGACCAGAGGACACGGCACACCTCGACAACTGCACCGAGTGCGCAGCAGAGGTCAGCGCGCTGCAGCGCGTCGTGACCGCAGGAAGGACCCCGCCAGTTCCCGAGGGGCTCCCCCGGCCGCCGTCGTCGGTCTGGGAGTCCATCCACGACCGGCTGGGGCTCGGGGAGGCCGTGCGCGCCGATCCCTTTGGCGCGGCTCCGTCCGATGAGGCTGTGCAGGCATCCTCACTGTCCGACAAAAACGCGGAGACCGGGACGGCGCCGTCTCCGCCCCCCGTGCAGTCGTCCCCTTCAGGGGCGACGCCGGTTCCGCTGGACGCCGTCCGGAAGCGCCGCGAACGACGGCGGCTTCCGCAGGTGCTCGGTGCAGCCGCTGCGGCCGTGGTGCTGGCAGCCGCAGGCATCTGGAGCATATCCCGGATCCTGACGGACCGCAGCGAAGTTATTGCCGCGGTGGAGCTGGCCCCCTTGCCTGCCTATTCGGAAAGGGGCCGGGCGGAGGTGGACCAGCGTTCCGACGGCGGACGGGAGCTGGTAGTCACGGCGAGCGGATCCGATGCCCAGGGCTTCCGCGAAGTCTGGCTGATTGCCCCCGACGTGCAGCGCATGGTCAGTCTCGGGACGATGGAGGGCACGGAGGGCCGGTTTACGATCCCGGCTAACCTTGACCTCGATGAGTACCCAATTGTTGATATCTCGGACGAACCCTTTGACGGTAATCCCACCCATTCCGGGGATTCCATCCTCCGCGGAGTCCTCGACCTCTAA
- a CDS encoding M50 family metallopeptidase: MDEPLGVAAEWWSRALAGFDRVPAVEPEPGVLLMIAAAAALLSVPRATWRWFGLFVTFVHELGHAFAALMTGQVVKGIRLRFDHSGDMRSLGRGGFPAAWAGFWGYPVPAVVGAVLVLAALGGWSGAALSVSALVLLAALLFIRNGQGIVIAFGCASVSVLLVWFAAPPVAGYVAMCTGIALMAGAVRDWFNVLSVHTRRRRNLESSDAYILSRRTGVPAVLWLAGFALVIAASLAAAVFAALGA; the protein is encoded by the coding sequence GTGGATGAGCCTCTTGGCGTCGCCGCCGAGTGGTGGTCCCGGGCCCTGGCGGGCTTCGACCGCGTTCCGGCCGTGGAACCCGAGCCCGGGGTGCTGCTGATGATTGCCGCCGCTGCCGCACTGCTGAGCGTCCCCCGGGCAACGTGGCGGTGGTTCGGACTATTCGTGACGTTTGTCCATGAACTCGGCCATGCCTTCGCGGCGCTGATGACCGGGCAGGTAGTAAAGGGCATCCGCCTGCGCTTTGACCACTCGGGAGACATGCGGTCCCTGGGTCGGGGAGGCTTCCCCGCGGCGTGGGCCGGTTTCTGGGGCTATCCCGTTCCGGCCGTCGTGGGTGCCGTCCTGGTGCTGGCGGCGCTGGGCGGCTGGTCCGGTGCGGCACTGTCGGTCAGCGCCCTCGTGCTGCTCGCTGCGCTGCTGTTCATCCGAAACGGCCAGGGCATCGTAATTGCTTTCGGCTGCGCGTCAGTCTCGGTGCTGCTGGTCTGGTTCGCTGCCCCGCCGGTGGCGGGGTATGTGGCCATGTGTACGGGTATCGCGCTCATGGCGGGCGCTGTCCGGGACTGGTTCAATGTGCTCAGCGTCCACACACGCCGGCGCCGGAACCTGGAAAGCTCCGACGCCTACATCCTCTCCCGGCGTACCGGGGTTCCTGCCGTCCTGTGGCTGGCGGGATTCGCCCTCGTCATTGCTGCTTCACTCGCGGCGGCGGTGTTCGCCGCACTGGGCGCCTAG
- a CDS encoding DUF3224 domain-containing protein: MTDLTEEVIVADFDVSEWEPTPYQVEGTNSELSTVRAVKIYEGDITGTSVADLIMAGNSAGAGYVGSEVFAGTIAGRSGTMVIQHWGLAEGTATASSGHIIPGSGTDDLAGISGKAIYTQEEDGQHRLELRVTFPAPQA, from the coding sequence ATGACCGACCTAACTGAAGAAGTGATTGTGGCGGATTTCGACGTTTCGGAGTGGGAACCCACCCCGTACCAGGTGGAAGGAACCAACAGCGAACTTTCCACGGTTCGGGCGGTGAAGATCTACGAGGGTGACATCACCGGGACTTCCGTCGCGGACCTGATTATGGCCGGCAACTCCGCGGGGGCCGGCTATGTGGGTTCCGAGGTCTTCGCCGGGACCATAGCGGGCCGCTCCGGAACCATGGTTATCCAGCACTGGGGGTTGGCCGAGGGAACTGCGACGGCGAGCTCCGGGCACATCATTCCCGGCTCCGGCACCGACGATCTCGCCGGCATATCCGGCAAGGCCATCTACACGCAGGAAGAGGACGGCCAGCACCGGCTCGAGCTGCGGGTAACCTTCCCCGCTCCCCAGGCCTAG
- a CDS encoding glycosyltransferase family 87 protein, giving the protein MTRKSAFQHPRLLRPATLWTVFAVVHLGFLAALATRILGGDVLSDVGFYRLWAFSGIQNGYWVGIDGGWVYPIAALLPMVLAAVFGYGAYQFTWFLLFTALNAAGVAVLARRAGTQGIASAYWWLAVTALLGPVAVGRVDGLTAPLVIMGLLFLATRPVLASALLSLATWVKVWPAAVILAVLVAWKKRLTLLATGAAVSAVIAVAVALSGGLPHLLSFVGEQGARGMQMEAPFTTPGLWQAILGSSDAYIFEDKVINTREVRGALGEPVAALMTPLLALAALAVVGLLIWALRRGADSRALLISGSLALVSAFIVFNKVGSPQFMLWLGAVIAVGLAWEGKAWKIPGLLMPAIAALTTLVYPMFYSALYNDLNIAVALLLTARNILLLVLFGWSVARVIRLTRAGSESLSASAARPEQAP; this is encoded by the coding sequence ATGACCCGGAAATCGGCATTCCAGCATCCACGGTTACTCCGCCCCGCCACCCTCTGGACGGTATTTGCCGTAGTCCATCTGGGCTTCCTTGCCGCCCTTGCGACCCGTATCCTCGGCGGCGATGTCCTCAGCGATGTGGGCTTCTACCGGCTGTGGGCGTTCTCCGGAATCCAGAACGGCTACTGGGTCGGGATCGACGGCGGCTGGGTCTATCCCATTGCGGCGCTCTTACCGATGGTCCTGGCAGCGGTCTTTGGCTACGGCGCTTACCAGTTCACTTGGTTCCTGCTCTTTACCGCCCTGAATGCGGCCGGCGTCGCGGTCCTCGCCCGGCGCGCCGGGACCCAGGGCATCGCGTCGGCCTACTGGTGGCTGGCCGTCACGGCACTGCTCGGTCCGGTTGCCGTGGGACGCGTGGACGGGCTCACCGCGCCCCTGGTGATTATGGGCCTGCTCTTCCTTGCCACCCGTCCCGTGCTGGCGTCGGCCCTGCTGTCGCTGGCTACCTGGGTCAAGGTCTGGCCCGCCGCCGTCATCCTCGCGGTGCTCGTAGCGTGGAAGAAACGCCTCACCCTGCTGGCTACCGGTGCCGCCGTATCGGCGGTCATTGCCGTCGCCGTGGCATTGTCCGGCGGCCTTCCCCACCTGCTGAGCTTCGTCGGTGAACAGGGCGCCCGCGGCATGCAGATGGAAGCCCCGTTCACCACGCCGGGACTCTGGCAGGCGATCCTCGGCTCCTCCGACGCGTACATTTTCGAGGACAAGGTCATCAACACCCGCGAAGTCCGCGGAGCCCTCGGCGAGCCCGTGGCCGCGCTGATGACGCCGCTGCTGGCGCTGGCCGCCCTCGCCGTCGTCGGACTGCTGATCTGGGCGCTGCGCCGCGGAGCCGATTCCCGTGCCCTGCTGATCTCGGGCTCGCTGGCACTGGTGAGCGCGTTCATTGTGTTCAACAAGGTGGGCTCGCCGCAGTTCATGCTGTGGCTGGGCGCCGTGATCGCCGTCGGACTGGCCTGGGAAGGCAAGGCCTGGAAGATACCCGGGCTCCTTATGCCGGCGATTGCCGCGCTGACCACCCTGGTTTATCCGATGTTCTACTCTGCCCTGTACAACGACCTGAACATTGCCGTGGCCCTGCTCCTGACCGCCCGCAACATCCTGCTGCTGGTGCTCTTCGGCTGGTCGGTGGCCCGGGTCATCCGCCTTACCCGGGCCGGCAGCGAAAGCCTCAGTGCGTCCGCAGCTCGCCCGGAGCAGGCACCGTAA
- the mptB gene encoding polyprenol phosphomannose-dependent alpha 1,6 mannosyltransferase MptB, whose product MTAQVPATEPSSPGTEIAKADRPNIAILQGFIGSLLILFGSFGVGWLSLASANLRSNPLIIWMRFDQPIGAVAAVLMLATGGMLLVRSWLRLGQRMKGSWGPESRPVVLRAVIAWSAPMCLALPLFSRDVFAYIAQGLVMVSGLNPYKDGYSQISNYLQLGADDLWAQSPTPYGPVFLWIEELVVRITGGQPEFSILLFRLIALLGVALCVYYVPKLAELHGINPNRALWLTAANPLFLVNFIAAVHNDALMIGLALAGLYLAATNRALVGILLVTLSIGIKPITIIFLPFIGLLWAGKNASWRRKFAYWFMTAGISLGLLWIMGLINGFGFGWVGALSTPGSVWIWYAPVGFAGMLVATLGNALGLPGWTLADIVHTIGRVASVGIVLWQMFVGQHSRMIRRLALAFAAIVMLAPMIQSWYVVWLIPLFAVTGLRDDWQAKTLYLFVSFFMVYAISDQLDIWPYFEFSLSAARQIAAVIALGFALYLIFLDPKTKVLFRKKLTVPAPGELRTH is encoded by the coding sequence ATGACCGCCCAGGTCCCCGCGACCGAGCCTTCGTCTCCGGGCACGGAGATAGCGAAAGCCGACCGCCCCAACATCGCGATCCTGCAGGGGTTCATCGGTTCCCTTTTGATCCTCTTCGGATCATTCGGCGTGGGCTGGCTGTCGCTCGCATCCGCCAATCTCCGGAGCAATCCGCTGATTATCTGGATGCGCTTCGATCAGCCCATCGGCGCCGTAGCCGCTGTGCTGATGCTGGCAACGGGCGGGATGCTCCTGGTGCGGTCCTGGCTGCGGCTCGGCCAGCGGATGAAGGGAAGCTGGGGTCCGGAATCGCGGCCGGTGGTACTGCGCGCCGTGATCGCATGGTCGGCACCCATGTGCCTAGCCCTGCCGCTGTTCAGCCGCGACGTCTTCGCCTACATCGCCCAGGGACTGGTCATGGTCAGCGGGTTGAACCCGTACAAGGACGGCTACTCCCAGATCTCCAACTACCTGCAGCTCGGAGCGGATGATCTCTGGGCCCAAAGCCCCACCCCTTACGGGCCGGTCTTCCTCTGGATCGAGGAACTGGTGGTCCGGATTACCGGCGGCCAGCCTGAGTTCTCGATCCTGCTGTTCCGGCTGATAGCCCTGCTCGGCGTCGCGCTCTGCGTCTACTACGTCCCTAAGCTGGCCGAGCTGCACGGCATCAACCCGAACCGTGCCCTCTGGTTGACCGCAGCCAACCCGCTGTTCCTGGTTAACTTCATCGCCGCAGTCCACAACGATGCCCTGATGATCGGTCTGGCGCTGGCCGGGCTGTACCTGGCCGCGACCAACCGGGCCCTCGTCGGCATCCTGCTGGTGACCCTGTCCATCGGCATCAAGCCGATCACCATCATTTTCCTTCCGTTCATCGGCCTGCTGTGGGCCGGAAAGAACGCGTCATGGCGGCGGAAGTTTGCCTACTGGTTCATGACTGCGGGTATTTCCCTGGGCCTGCTGTGGATCATGGGCCTGATCAACGGCTTCGGCTTCGGCTGGGTGGGCGCCCTGAGCACGCCCGGAAGTGTCTGGATCTGGTACGCACCGGTAGGGTTCGCGGGCATGCTGGTGGCAACGCTGGGCAACGCCCTGGGGCTGCCGGGCTGGACCCTGGCCGACATTGTCCACACGATCGGACGCGTGGCGTCCGTGGGGATTGTGCTGTGGCAGATGTTCGTGGGGCAGCACAGCCGCATGATCAGGCGGCTGGCGCTGGCCTTCGCCGCCATCGTGATGCTGGCACCGATGATCCAGTCCTGGTACGTCGTGTGGCTCATTCCGCTGTTCGCCGTGACAGGCCTGCGGGACGACTGGCAGGCGAAGACGCTGTACCTGTTCGTTTCGTTCTTCATGGTCTACGCCATCAGCGACCAGCTTGATATCTGGCCCTACTTTGAGTTCAGCCTCAGCGCGGCCCGCCAGATCGCCGCCGTGATCGCGCTGGGCTTCGCCCTTTACCTGATCTTCCTGGACCCCAAGACCAAGGTCCTGTTCCGCAAAAAGCTTACGGTGCCTGCTCCGGGCGAGCTGCGGACGCACTGA
- the orn gene encoding oligoribonuclease translates to MTGLDIKNDALIEVAVLVTDSELNILGDGVDVVIKPDDASLAQMGDFVRQMHTTSKLLDELPNGITMAEAEAAVVEYITKWVPEPKKAQLAGNSVGTDKMFLARDMPEVIDYLHYRIIDVSTIKELARRWYPRAYFQAPAKNGGHRALGDIRDSINELRYYREAVFVPAPGPDSATAKKIAAGILS, encoded by the coding sequence ATGACCGGTCTGGACATCAAGAACGACGCCCTGATCGAAGTAGCCGTCCTCGTGACGGACTCCGAGCTGAACATACTTGGCGACGGTGTGGACGTGGTCATCAAGCCCGACGACGCCTCGCTGGCGCAGATGGGTGATTTTGTGCGCCAGATGCACACCACCTCCAAGCTCCTGGACGAGCTGCCCAACGGAATCACGATGGCCGAAGCCGAGGCCGCCGTCGTCGAATACATCACCAAGTGGGTGCCCGAGCCCAAGAAAGCGCAGCTCGCCGGCAACTCCGTAGGGACGGACAAGATGTTCCTGGCCCGCGACATGCCCGAAGTCATCGATTACCTGCACTACCGGATCATCGATGTATCCACCATCAAGGAGCTGGCCCGCCGCTGGTACCCGAGGGCCTACTTCCAGGCGCCGGCGAAGAACGGCGGCCACCGCGCCCTCGGTGATATCCGCGATTCCATCAATGAGCTGCGCTACTACCGCGAGGCTGTTTTCGTCCCCGCGCCGGGGCCGGATTCCGCCACTGCAAAGAAGATTGCCGCTGGGATTTTGAGTTAG
- a CDS encoding acyl-CoA dehydrogenase family protein, producing the protein MERRLFEEDHELFREVVREFDSREVAAGYPEWDAAHMMPRRLWKAAGEQGLLGLAVPEEFGGAGMPDYRFRAVMDEEFARSNHLAVGLAFHLHDDMVLPHLLAYGSDELKEYWLPGMVSGDKVTSVAWTEPGAGSDLRGIRTKAVRTDDGDWRLSGQKTFIGNGISGDASLVLARTDGSSGRGQRDSFSMFMVEKTEGYSTGRQLDKMGVKASDTAELFFDDVHVPAANLVGEVGRGLEYAEGQLPQGRLAIAVASSAVARQIYEATVEYTKNRNAFGERIADFQNSRFALADILTEVEVTEAYVDSAILAFNEGKLDAVSAAKAKLWASERAKSITDRCLQLHGGYGYILEYPVAQAFLAARLLTIFGGTSEIMREVIGRGIVR; encoded by the coding sequence TTGGAGCGCAGACTGTTCGAAGAGGACCATGAGCTGTTCCGGGAAGTCGTCCGGGAATTCGATTCCCGCGAAGTCGCCGCCGGATACCCGGAATGGGACGCCGCGCACATGATGCCCCGCCGGCTCTGGAAAGCCGCCGGCGAACAGGGCTTGCTCGGCCTGGCCGTCCCCGAGGAATTCGGCGGCGCCGGCATGCCGGATTACCGCTTCCGCGCCGTGATGGACGAGGAATTTGCCCGCTCCAACCACCTCGCCGTCGGCCTCGCCTTCCATCTGCATGACGACATGGTCCTCCCCCACCTGCTGGCCTACGGGTCCGACGAGCTCAAGGAATACTGGCTGCCCGGCATGGTGTCCGGAGACAAAGTCACCTCGGTTGCCTGGACCGAACCCGGCGCGGGCAGCGACCTGCGCGGCATCCGCACCAAGGCGGTCCGCACCGACGACGGCGACTGGCGCCTCAGCGGCCAGAAGACCTTCATCGGCAACGGCATCAGCGGCGATGCGTCCCTGGTCCTCGCCCGGACAGACGGCAGCTCCGGACGCGGACAACGCGACTCCTTCAGCATGTTCATGGTGGAGAAAACCGAGGGCTACAGCACCGGCCGCCAGCTCGACAAGATGGGTGTGAAGGCCTCCGACACCGCTGAACTGTTCTTCGACGACGTTCACGTCCCGGCCGCCAACCTCGTGGGCGAAGTCGGCCGCGGGCTGGAGTACGCCGAGGGGCAGCTTCCCCAGGGCCGGTTGGCCATCGCCGTCGCCTCCTCCGCCGTCGCCCGCCAGATCTACGAGGCCACCGTGGAATACACCAAAAACCGCAACGCCTTCGGGGAGCGGATCGCCGACTTCCAGAACAGCCGTTTTGCACTGGCGGACATCCTCACCGAGGTTGAAGTCACGGAAGCCTACGTCGATTCGGCCATCCTTGCGTTCAACGAAGGAAAGCTCGACGCCGTCTCGGCCGCCAAGGCCAAACTCTGGGCCAGCGAACGCGCCAAGTCCATCACGGACCGCTGCCTGCAGCTGCACGGCGGCTACGGCTACATCCTGGAATACCCGGTGGCCCAGGCCTTCCTGGCGGCCCGCCTGCTGACCATCTTCGGCGGCACCAGCGAAATCATGCGGGAAGTCATCGGCCGAGGCATCGTCCGCTGA
- a CDS encoding peptide deformylase codes for MTVRPIVIHGEPVLHRRAAEVEEFNDELRTLVADMFETMDVANGVGLAAPQIGVGLRLFTFDYENDDDAPNRGVVINPVLITSKIPGSAPDPDETSEGCLSVPGENFPVNRAEWVKISGFDEFGAPVQFEATDWFARVLQHEYDHLDGKLYVDRLTDRWSRKARKVLKAQGWTVPGHTWMPGVDPDPFGH; via the coding sequence ATGACCGTTCGTCCCATCGTCATCCACGGAGAACCCGTACTGCACCGCAGGGCGGCCGAGGTGGAAGAGTTCAATGACGAACTGCGCACCCTGGTTGCCGACATGTTCGAAACCATGGACGTCGCCAACGGTGTCGGCCTCGCAGCCCCGCAGATCGGCGTCGGCCTGCGCCTGTTCACCTTCGACTATGAGAACGACGACGACGCCCCGAACCGCGGCGTCGTCATCAACCCGGTCCTGATCACGTCCAAGATCCCGGGTTCCGCCCCCGATCCGGACGAAACCTCCGAAGGCTGCCTCTCCGTTCCCGGCGAGAACTTCCCGGTGAACCGGGCCGAATGGGTGAAGATCAGCGGCTTCGACGAGTTCGGCGCGCCCGTGCAGTTCGAGGCGACCGACTGGTTTGCCCGCGTCCTGCAGCACGAGTATGACCACCTCGACGGCAAGCTCTACGTGGACCGGCTTACCGACCGGTGGAGCCGGAAGGCCCGGAAGGTGCTGAAGGCGCAGGGCTGGACCGTGCCCGGCCATACCTGGATGCCGGGCGTGGACCCGGACCCGTTCGGCCACTGA
- a CDS encoding glyceraldehyde-3-phosphate dehydrogenase, with amino-acid sequence MSSNSDTCLDAWMDREALAEAMIPLIGRLYRENSVVTSVYGRPLVNRSVIDILKAHRFARQIDETELPVAETYPLLLALTELELGAASVDLARLSNKYKEQGGDLTDFLRTELADVAGKSGADERTSTDVVLYGFGRIGRLLARILVEKAGGGQGLRLRAIVVRKGSENDLVKRASLLRRDSVHGAFNGTITVDEEKNTILANGTLIQVIYSNDPATVDYTAYGINDAVVVDNTGRWRDEKGLSQHLAAKGVSRVLLTAPGKGSLKNIVHGINHGSITDEDRIITAASCTTNAITPVLKVLNDKYGIVNGHVETVHSFTNDQNLIDNFHNGDRRGRSAALNMVITETGAAKAVAKALPELEGKLSGNAIRVPTPDVSMAILNLNLETATTRDEVNTFLRETSLNSPLHKQIDYIASPEVVSSDFVGSKRAGIVDGLATISNGKNLVLYVWYDNEFGYSCQVVRVLEEMAHVNPPAFPKAQSLAAIAG; translated from the coding sequence GTGAGCTCCAATTCGGATACGTGTCTTGACGCCTGGATGGATCGGGAGGCCCTCGCCGAGGCCATGATTCCGCTGATCGGGCGGCTCTACCGGGAAAACAGCGTGGTGACCTCGGTCTACGGGCGTCCACTCGTCAACAGGTCGGTTATCGACATTCTGAAGGCGCACCGGTTCGCCCGCCAGATCGACGAAACCGAACTGCCGGTCGCAGAGACCTACCCGTTGCTCCTGGCCCTGACCGAGCTGGAACTGGGCGCCGCGTCCGTGGACCTGGCCAGGCTGAGCAACAAGTACAAGGAGCAGGGCGGGGACCTCACCGACTTCCTGCGCACCGAGCTGGCCGACGTCGCCGGCAAGAGCGGAGCCGACGAGCGGACGAGCACCGACGTCGTCCTCTACGGTTTTGGCCGCATCGGACGGCTCCTGGCCCGGATCCTCGTAGAGAAGGCGGGCGGCGGGCAGGGCCTGCGGCTGCGCGCGATCGTGGTGCGGAAGGGCTCCGAAAACGATCTCGTGAAGCGCGCCAGCCTGCTGCGCCGCGATTCCGTCCACGGGGCGTTCAACGGCACCATCACGGTGGACGAGGAAAAAAACACCATCCTCGCCAACGGAACCCTGATCCAGGTCATTTACTCCAACGATCCGGCGACCGTGGATTACACGGCGTACGGCATCAACGACGCAGTGGTGGTGGACAACACCGGCCGCTGGCGCGATGAGAAAGGCCTGTCCCAGCACCTGGCCGCGAAGGGTGTGTCCCGGGTGCTGCTGACCGCACCCGGCAAGGGGAGCCTGAAGAACATCGTGCACGGGATCAACCACGGTTCCATCACGGACGAGGACCGGATCATTACGGCTGCCTCCTGCACCACCAACGCCATCACCCCGGTGCTCAAGGTCCTCAACGACAAGTACGGCATTGTGAACGGGCACGTGGAAACGGTGCATTCCTTCACCAATGACCAGAACCTGATCGATAACTTCCACAACGGCGACCGGCGCGGGCGTTCCGCGGCCCTGAACATGGTCATCACGGAGACCGGTGCCGCGAAGGCGGTTGCCAAGGCACTGCCGGAACTGGAAGGCAAGCTCAGCGGCAACGCGATCCGCGTTCCCACCCCGGATGTGTCGATGGCCATCCTCAACCTGAACCTGGAGACCGCCACCACCAGGGACGAAGTAAACACCTTCCTGCGCGAAACCTCGTTGAACTCGCCGCTGCACAAGCAGATCGACTACATCGCCTCACCCGAGGTGGTCTCGAGCGACTTCGTGGGTTCCAAGCGCGCCGGCATCGTGGACGGCCTCGCGACCATTTCCAACGGTAAGAACCTCGTGCTGTACGTCTGGTACGACAACGAATTCGGGTACAGCTGCCAGGTGGTCCGGGTCCTGGAGGAGATGGCGCACGTCAACCCGCCGGCTTTCCCCAAGGCGCAGTCGCTGGCTGCCATCGCCGGCTAA
- a CDS encoding MFS transporter has product MSHTEAAKKPLVLRNANFRRLWISSTAGIFGTAVTSVALPVIAVTELDASNSTVAVLSGMTFLPWLLFALPIGVLVDRHRRRPLIVVSLAVRTLLLASLPVAWWLDVLTVTQLFAVSFGAGLAAVFFTLAEQALVPAAVDRDELVEGNGLMTGSGALGDAGGRAVGGWVTDAWGASNALLLQVAASLASLTAILRLDVAEARPDRPKDRRVFRDMGEGLRYIFSTVPLRMLLITGALWNLGGNIVVSLLVLLVIRSLGEHPGMLGLLTAATAVGGTVGGLSAKWITGRLGSGRVWRYSMFPVVAGYATLLFITPGWGMTAGFIGLFIAGFSIALNIVVSTTFRQRVCPPQMLGRLGSAQRMVTWGMLAVAAFAAGLLVEVMDIRGAILTGILVAALAPLAAVFGPLRRVRDLEDLEPPRTEGPAGTRTETGLHTS; this is encoded by the coding sequence ATGTCCCACACGGAGGCGGCAAAGAAGCCGCTGGTTCTGCGAAATGCGAATTTCCGACGGCTGTGGATCTCTTCAACCGCCGGAATATTCGGCACTGCCGTAACCAGCGTGGCCCTGCCGGTGATAGCGGTGACGGAACTGGATGCCTCGAACTCCACGGTTGCCGTCCTTTCCGGCATGACCTTCCTCCCCTGGCTCCTGTTCGCGCTGCCTATCGGCGTGCTCGTGGACAGGCACCGGCGCCGTCCCCTGATAGTGGTTTCGCTTGCCGTACGGACACTTCTGCTGGCCAGCCTGCCGGTGGCCTGGTGGCTGGATGTCCTCACGGTTACCCAGTTGTTTGCGGTGTCTTTCGGCGCAGGACTCGCAGCAGTGTTCTTCACCCTTGCCGAGCAGGCACTCGTACCTGCCGCGGTGGACCGCGATGAACTTGTGGAGGGCAACGGGCTCATGACCGGTTCCGGCGCCCTTGGCGACGCCGGCGGCCGGGCAGTGGGCGGCTGGGTCACGGATGCCTGGGGGGCATCCAATGCCCTGTTGCTGCAGGTCGCCGCCTCCCTTGCCTCCCTGACGGCGATTCTCCGGCTCGACGTTGCCGAGGCCCGCCCCGACCGCCCGAAGGACCGAAGGGTTTTCCGGGATATGGGGGAAGGGCTGCGCTACATTTTCAGCACGGTGCCCCTGCGCATGCTGCTCATCACCGGGGCGCTCTGGAACCTGGGCGGCAACATTGTGGTGTCCCTGCTGGTCCTGTTGGTGATCCGTTCCCTTGGCGAGCATCCCGGCATGCTGGGCCTCCTGACGGCAGCTACAGCGGTGGGGGGAACAGTCGGAGGCTTGTCCGCCAAGTGGATCACCGGCCGTCTCGGCTCCGGGCGGGTGTGGCGGTATTCGATGTTCCCGGTAGTGGCCGGATATGCGACTCTGCTGTTCATCACACCGGGGTGGGGAATGACTGCAGGCTTTATCGGCCTTTTCATTGCGGGCTTTTCCATTGCCTTGAACATTGTCGTCTCCACGACCTTCCGCCAGCGGGTCTGCCCGCCGCAGATGCTCGGCCGCCTCGGGTCTGCCCAGCGGATGGTGACCTGGGGCATGCTTGCCGTCGCGGCGTTTGCCGCCGGGCTGCTGGTCGAGGTGATGGATATCCGGGGGGCGATCCTGACCGGGATTCTGGTGGCCGCGCTGGCCCCGTTGGCCGCTGTCTTTGGTCCGCTGCGCCGGGTCCGGGATCTTGAGGACCTGGAACCCCCGAGGACGGAAGGGCCGGCAGGCACACGCACCGAAACCGGCCTGCACACCTCCTGA
- a CDS encoding YaaA family protein has product MLILLPPSEGKTPAVSGPVLDPSRLHFPLLSEPRALVLKALAEASSSEDALAVLGVGATLAPEVRRNTALDSAPCAPAHRVYTGVLYDALGYASLPPAVQRRADNAVLVMSALWGALGFADPIPAYRLSMSVRLPETGRLAAFWKQHLTGPLDEYAADALVVDCRSSTYAAAWTPDPQRTAAVNVFTVRDGKRKVVSHFAKHTRGELARHLLLRTGTEPATPQELLAAAQEKWEAELVAPAGRKPYQLNLILAG; this is encoded by the coding sequence GTGCTGATTCTGCTCCCGCCCTCCGAAGGAAAAACCCCTGCAGTGTCCGGGCCGGTCCTGGACCCGTCCCGGCTGCATTTCCCGCTGCTTTCCGAACCCCGCGCGCTGGTACTCAAGGCCCTGGCCGAAGCCAGCAGCTCCGAGGATGCCCTGGCGGTCCTGGGGGTGGGTGCAACCCTCGCGCCGGAGGTACGGCGCAATACGGCCCTGGACAGTGCGCCCTGCGCGCCTGCACACCGGGTCTACACGGGTGTGTTGTACGACGCGCTGGGCTACGCGTCGCTTCCGCCGGCGGTGCAGCGGCGCGCAGACAACGCCGTGCTGGTGATGTCCGCCCTGTGGGGCGCCCTCGGCTTTGCGGATCCAATCCCGGCCTACCGGCTCTCGATGTCGGTGCGGCTTCCGGAGACCGGGCGCCTTGCCGCCTTCTGGAAGCAGCACCTGACGGGCCCTCTGGACGAGTATGCCGCGGATGCGCTGGTGGTGGACTGCCGTTCCAGCACTTATGCGGCGGCTTGGACGCCTGATCCGCAGCGCACGGCCGCGGTTAACGTATTCACCGTCCGTGACGGCAAACGCAAAGTGGTTTCCCACTTCGCCAAGCACACCCGCGGCGAGCTGGCCCGCCATCTGCTCCTGCGCACCGGCACGGAGCCGGCGACGCCGCAGGAGCTGCTGGCTGCTGCACAGGAAAAGTGGGAGGCCGAGCTGGTGGCCCCCGCAGGGCGGAAGCCGTACCAGCTCAACCTCATCCTGGCCGGATAG